A single genomic interval of Acidobacteriota bacterium harbors:
- a CDS encoding DoxX family protein, translating to MTESNQIAPDGKFHSMDWGLLILRFGVAAMLVTHHGWEKFAGAVGFLFGGKEWGFIGFIGSLGFPLPTFFALCAAFAEFIGCLLLMVGLCTRYAAAFVALTMSVAVYFHLTTDSGFELAAIYLLVTLFFVLSGAGRFSLDEWLRHRLRPQPVAESLQTAV from the coding sequence ATGACAGAAAGCAATCAAATTGCCCCTGATGGCAAATTCCATTCGATGGACTGGGGATTATTGATTTTGAGATTCGGCGTTGCCGCCATGCTGGTGACCCATCACGGCTGGGAAAAATTTGCGGGCGCGGTGGGATTTTTATTCGGCGGCAAAGAGTGGGGTTTTATCGGCTTTATTGGCAGCCTCGGTTTTCCGTTGCCAACCTTTTTTGCCCTGTGCGCGGCGTTTGCGGAATTCATCGGCTGTTTGTTATTGATGGTTGGACTCTGCACACGCTACGCCGCAGCTTTCGTCGCGCTGACCATGTCGGTTGCCGTCTATTTTCATTTGACGACCGATTCAGGATTTGAACTCGCGGCGATTTATCTATTGGTTACGCTGTTTTTTGTGCTTTCCGGCGCTGGCAGATTTTCGCTGGATGAATGGTTGCGTCATCGTTTACGACCACAGCCGGTTGCCGAATCTCTGCAAACCGCTGTTTGA
- a CDS encoding sigma-70 family RNA polymerase sigma factor — protein MLSLPDYRTDEELVECALAGRAEAFPELYDRFYSRAYRLAYGMTGRHDLAEDLTQEIFMRVYQKLDKYERRSSFATWFYRLAVNSSLNSRMREKRENHQDIESHIGLPVSLTTRPVETGVLRQQVQAQINRALLSLKPKMRIIVILKDIEGLNIAEIADRLNCSKGTVASRLFRARDLLAQKLAHLRNTF, from the coding sequence GTGCTGAGTTTGCCGGATTATCGAACCGATGAGGAACTGGTCGAGTGTGCGCTCGCCGGGCGGGCGGAAGCCTTCCCGGAACTCTATGACCGTTTCTATTCGCGGGCTTACCGGCTGGCTTATGGCATGACCGGACGCCACGATTTGGCTGAAGACCTCACACAGGAAATTTTTATGCGCGTCTATCAAAAGCTTGATAAGTACGAACGCCGGTCGAGTTTTGCGACGTGGTTTTATCGTCTCGCAGTCAATAGCAGTCTCAATTCCCGAATGCGTGAAAAACGCGAAAATCACCAAGATATTGAATCGCACATCGGCTTGCCGGTGAGCCTGACGACCAGACCGGTTGAAACCGGTGTGCTCAGGCAACAGGTGCAGGCGCAAATCAACCGGGCGTTGCTCAGTTTGAAACCCAAGATGCGCATCATCGTCATTCTCAAAGATATTGAAGGGCTAAACATCGCGGAAATCGCCGACCGCCTGAATTGTTCAAAAGGCACAGTCGCTTCCAGATTGTTTCGCGCCCGCGATTTACTGGCGCAAAAACTGGCGCATTTGCGAAATACATTTTAA
- a CDS encoding tetratricopeptide repeat protein, whose translation MKKPVSTVQKAVAKKPVAKTAVAKKGKAASTNKAALKKPVAKPIAVTKSKVQVKPTAKAKAPVSKKALRRAEPVVAKSPEVLPRKNSSQAALAAMAAFEQALKLFNKHNYAPARDAFERILQKFSDQADVVAGARKYIAICEQRLARTPAAPKNPEALYDQGVFELNNANVQEAINLFEKALKGKPTADHILYSLAAAYARLQNPKKSLDALNRAISIQPVNRSRARSDIDFASLYNDEEFQQITGYGLLFED comes from the coding sequence GTGAAAAAGCCTGTCAGCACAGTTCAAAAAGCGGTTGCGAAGAAGCCGGTTGCAAAGACGGCTGTCGCAAAAAAGGGCAAAGCTGCTTCGACTAACAAAGCGGCGTTGAAAAAGCCTGTAGCCAAGCCGATAGCTGTCACAAAATCAAAAGTTCAGGTCAAACCGACTGCAAAGGCAAAAGCCCCTGTGAGCAAAAAGGCTTTGCGGAGAGCCGAACCGGTTGTAGCCAAATCACCGGAAGTTTTGCCCAGAAAAAACTCTTCGCAGGCTGCTCTTGCCGCAATGGCAGCATTTGAACAGGCGCTCAAACTTTTCAATAAACACAATTATGCTCCGGCAAGAGATGCCTTTGAGCGCATCCTGCAGAAATTCTCGGATCAGGCGGATGTGGTTGCCGGCGCGAGAAAATACATCGCCATTTGTGAACAGCGACTGGCGCGCACTCCTGCCGCCCCGAAAAACCCCGAAGCTCTGTACGACCAGGGAGTTTTTGAATTGAACAATGCCAATGTTCAGGAAGCAATTAATCTCTTTGAAAAAGCCTTGAAGGGAAAACCCACGGCAGACCATATTCTCTATTCACTGGCTGCCGCTTACGCGCGTTTACAAAACCCTAAAAAATCTCTGGATGCCTTGAACCGGGCTATTTCGATTCAACCTGTCAATCGTTCCCGCGCTCGAAGTGATATAGACTTTGCCAGCCTCTACAACGATGAAGAATTCCAACAAATCACCGGTTATGGTTTACTGTTTGAAGATTAA
- a CDS encoding gluconeogenesis factor YvcK family protein, with the protein MLAKHNTGLRIVSIGGGTGLSTLLSGLKEYVGEESSIPDWIDLLTAVVTVTDDGGSSGRLREEFQILAPGDIRNCIVALAEDRHLLTQLLRYRFESGGELSGHSIGNILLTALTDITGDFFEAIKVISEVLAIKGRIFPSTMENARLVAKLTDGRTIEGESKITAARSHIEKLWLAPPYCKPLPETLEAIKQAHIITIGPGSLYTSIMPNLLVDGIVEAICNSSAIKIYICNIMTQPGETEGFGGEDHIRALFDYSPNLKLDYVFANSAPISHSLREKYFADGSVPVEFGEKAEAMFAGSEFKIIRSDFLSEDGVVRHDPQKLAQVIIDLYLTDVFGMPRFEITDLSHIEITC; encoded by the coding sequence ATGCTTGCGAAACACAATACGGGGTTGAGAATTGTCTCGATTGGCGGCGGCACAGGTCTTTCCACCTTGCTCTCAGGCTTGAAAGAGTATGTCGGAGAGGAAAGTTCCATACCCGATTGGATTGATTTGCTGACCGCTGTCGTCACTGTAACCGATGATGGCGGCAGTTCCGGTCGGTTACGCGAAGAGTTTCAAATCCTTGCTCCCGGCGACATTCGCAATTGCATCGTGGCGCTTGCCGAAGACCGTCATCTGCTCACGCAACTGCTGCGTTACCGCTTTGAATCGGGCGGTGAACTTTCGGGCCATAGCATCGGCAACATTCTGCTCACCGCTTTAACCGACATCACCGGCGATTTTTTTGAAGCCATCAAAGTCATCAGTGAAGTGCTCGCCATCAAAGGACGCATCTTTCCTTCGACTATGGAGAATGCGAGGTTGGTGGCGAAACTGACGGATGGGCGCACCATCGAAGGCGAATCGAAAATTACCGCAGCGCGTTCACATATCGAAAAATTATGGCTTGCGCCGCCGTATTGCAAACCCCTGCCGGAAACCCTCGAAGCCATCAAACAAGCGCACATCATCACCATCGGTCCCGGTTCGCTCTATACCTCGATTATGCCCAATCTGCTGGTTGATGGCATTGTTGAAGCGATTTGTAATTCGTCGGCGATTAAAATTTATATCTGCAATATCATGACACAACCGGGGGAAACCGAAGGCTTCGGCGGCGAAGACCATATTCGCGCGCTGTTTGATTACAGCCCGAATTTGAAATTGGATTATGTATTCGCCAACAGCGCGCCGATTAGCCACAGTTTGCGCGAGAAATATTTTGCCGATGGTTCGGTGCCGGTTGAATTCGGTGAAAAAGCCGAAGCGATGTTTGCCGGTAGTGAATTTAAAATCATTCGCAGCGATTTCCTGAGCGAAGACGGCGTAGTGCGTCACGACCCGCAAAAACTGGCGCAGGTGATTATTGACCTCTATTTGACGGATGTTTTCGGAATGCCCCGCTTTGAAATCACCGATCTTTCACACATTGAAATCACTTGTTGA
- a CDS encoding uroporphyrinogen-III synthase: MTDVNQPLKGRTVLVTRAIEQAQETVSLLESLGARVLCVPMIKIVPPDSWQAVDRAIDQLASYHYLIFTSANGVKFFFERLNDYLHKDLSKLTAAKICAIGEATARTLKNFAINANLIATDARAEGLLSAIIENAGGEENIAGLRFLLPRAQAARDLLPLELGKLGATVDDLTVYQTVSTTANREALVEQLAQGKIDVVMFTSPSTIHHFVALIGQENLSGLMQTVWAACIGSVTAATAREYHLQNLIQPPVYSAAALIESIVAAFTK; encoded by the coding sequence ATGACCGATGTGAATCAACCACTCAAGGGTCGAACGGTATTGGTAACGCGAGCCATTGAACAAGCGCAAGAGACCGTCAGTTTGCTCGAAAGCCTGGGCGCAAGGGTGCTTTGTGTGCCGATGATAAAAATTGTCCCGCCCGATAGCTGGCAAGCAGTTGATCGGGCGATTGACCAACTGGCAAGTTATCACTATCTCATCTTCACCAGCGCCAACGGGGTCAAATTTTTCTTCGAGCGATTAAACGATTATCTGCATAAAGATTTGTCAAAGCTAACCGCTGCCAAAATCTGCGCTATCGGAGAGGCAACCGCCAGAACGCTTAAAAATTTCGCCATTAATGCGAACCTCATCGCAACGGACGCCCGAGCCGAAGGTTTACTTAGCGCCATTATTGAAAATGCGGGTGGTGAAGAAAACATTGCGGGTCTCAGGTTTTTATTACCTCGCGCCCAAGCGGCAAGAGATTTGTTACCGTTGGAACTCGGCAAATTAGGCGCGACCGTGGATGACCTGACGGTCTATCAAACCGTCAGCACTACGGCTAATCGCGAAGCTTTGGTTGAACAACTCGCTCAAGGCAAAATAGATGTGGTGATGTTTACCAGCCCTTCAACAATTCATCATTTTGTGGCGCTCATCGGGCAGGAAAATCTTTCCGGGTTGATGCAAACTGTATGGGCAGCCTGCATCGGTTCGGTTACTGCGGCAACCGCCAGAGAGTATCATCTGCAAAATCTCATTCAACCGCCGGTCTACAGTGCAGCGGCTCTGATAGAGTCCATTGTTGCAGCTTTTACAAAATAA
- the glmS gene encoding glutamine--fructose-6-phosphate transaminase (isomerizing) codes for MCGIVGYVGDKQVVGVIIEGLRKLEYRGYDSAGIAVVDEDHHLEIRRAEGKLRNLEDAIRLRPLDGNYGIGHTRWATHGRPTEENAHPHRDASGNIVVVHNGVIDNFLPLKRKLQEAGHKFVTETDTEVIAHLIGKFYDEGAGSLEAATRRAITELRGIFALAIVSALEPEKIVAVRQGPPIVIGLGQDEYLVASDIPPILYHTRDLFFLGDGEMAVLTRKGVTVTDFEGNSITPHVQRITWDPIMAEKGGFKHYMLKEIYEQPRAIRDTVTGRVSQQTGRVYLDEMEISEAEFRSFTSVKAIACGTSLHAAMAGKYMLEELARIPVEIDYASEFRYRDPIIDDKTLVVAISQSGETADTLAAVREAKEKGAKILAICNVFGSMLTREAHGTILTHAGPEIGVASTKAFTSQMTVFYLLALYLAQLRGKMSEEESLEHVRALNSLPVQLESLLGCDDQIEKLAREFHRAQDFLYLGRGINFPIALEGALKLKEISYIHAEGYPAGEMKHGPNALIDEELPVVVIATQDETCEYSRLRFEKTLSNMVEVKARDGKVIALVTEGDTEARQIADHIIEIPHASDLISPTLAIVPLQLLAYHIGVRRGCDVDQPRNLAKSVTVE; via the coding sequence ATGTGTGGAATAGTCGGGTACGTTGGGGACAAACAGGTCGTCGGCGTCATTATTGAAGGGCTGAGAAAACTGGAATACAGAGGTTATGATTCGGCGGGCATTGCTGTCGTGGACGAAGACCATCATCTGGAAATTCGTCGCGCCGAAGGTAAACTGCGCAACCTCGAAGACGCCATTCGCCTCAGACCGCTTGATGGCAATTACGGCATCGGGCATACACGTTGGGCAACCCACGGGCGACCGACGGAAGAGAACGCCCACCCGCACCGCGATGCCTCGGGCAACATCGTCGTCGTTCATAATGGCGTCATTGATAATTTCCTGCCGCTTAAACGCAAACTCCAGGAAGCCGGACATAAATTCGTCACCGAAACCGACACCGAAGTCATCGCCCACCTGATTGGTAAATTTTATGACGAGGGCGCGGGCAGTCTCGAAGCCGCAACCCGCCGGGCGATTACCGAACTGCGCGGCATCTTTGCCTTAGCGATTGTTTCGGCGCTTGAACCCGAAAAAATTGTTGCGGTGCGCCAGGGACCACCAATCGTCATTGGCTTAGGTCAGGATGAATACCTCGTAGCATCCGATATTCCGCCGATTCTCTACCACACGCGCGACCTGTTTTTCTTAGGCGATGGCGAAATGGCAGTGCTCACGCGCAAAGGCGTGACGGTCACAGATTTTGAAGGCAATTCGATAACGCCGCATGTGCAGCGCATCACCTGGGACCCGATTATGGCGGAAAAAGGCGGCTTTAAGCATTACATGCTCAAAGAAATTTACGAGCAACCGCGCGCCATTCGCGATACCGTAACCGGGCGCGTGTCGCAACAGACCGGGCGCGTTTATCTGGATGAAATGGAAATCAGCGAAGCCGAATTTCGGTCGTTTACTTCTGTCAAAGCGATTGCCTGCGGGACCAGTCTGCACGCGGCGATGGCGGGCAAATACATGCTCGAAGAATTGGCGCGCATCCCTGTTGAAATCGATTACGCATCGGAGTTTCGTTATCGCGACCCGATAATCGATGACAAAACGTTAGTCGTAGCGATTTCGCAATCGGGCGAAACCGCCGATACCCTGGCGGCGGTTCGCGAAGCCAAAGAAAAAGGCGCGAAAATACTGGCGATTTGCAATGTTTTCGGGTCGATGCTCACACGCGAAGCGCACGGCACGATTCTCACTCACGCGGGACCGGAAATCGGTGTCGCGTCAACCAAAGCCTTCACCAGTCAAATGACGGTGTTTTATCTGCTGGCGCTTTACCTTGCGCAACTGCGCGGCAAAATGAGCGAAGAAGAATCGCTCGAACATGTTCGCGCTTTGAATAGTTTGCCGGTGCAGTTGGAATCTTTACTGGGTTGCGATGACCAGATTGAAAAACTGGCGCGTGAATTCCACCGGGCGCAGGACTTTCTCTATCTCGGTCGCGGCATCAATTTCCCGATTGCCCTTGAAGGCGCATTGAAACTCAAAGAGATTTCTTACATTCACGCCGAAGGCTATCCGGCGGGCGAAATGAAACACGGGCCGAATGCGCTGATTGATGAAGAGTTGCCGGTCGTGGTGATTGCCACGCAAGATGAAACCTGCGAATACTCCAGGCTCAGATTTGAAAAGACGCTTTCCAATATGGTCGAAGTGAAAGCGCGTGACGGCAAAGTGATTGCGCTGGTGACCGAAGGCGACACCGAAGCGCGCCAGATTGCCGACCACATTATTGAAATTCCTCATGCCAGCGATTTGATTTCGCCGACGCTGGCGATTGTGCCGCTGCAACTGCTGGCTTATCATATCGGCGTCCGGCGCGGGTGCGATGTTGACCAACCGCGCAACCTCGCGAAATCCGTCACCGTTGAATAA
- a CDS encoding tetratricopeptide repeat protein: MRICKLIFTGLLAVALLPVAYAQNGAAQRSPLDATNWGVVLDTPATKLVKVKTDVPYLKDANGTLTVDIYLPPDINANEKRAAVLFINAVGDRPNSRVKNWEIYKSWPRLVAAHGLVGVSMDADGSRIQECLRGVFEFLTKQGEAHGIDGTRLGLYAASANVTGATQYLNSDVATKNIRAAALYYGGVPNGNLRSDLPVLFIVAAGDAPRLGQPLTALWQRVVETGAPWTLMFAQGLPHAFDAFSDNDDARRIIQQTLGFWKSHLEPVPQPTWARSQAREIVAATYDNNPQRAASLLADYIKENPSDATAQLQYGRALQQLRRFDEAIIALEKALTLDPTTTFAYSTLGQIKIAQQKYQQAAQYLTRAIDAGQRNSLIYGQLAWAQLHSGRNEEAVKNYEKAFEMGIPPGANTRGVAFYNLACGYARLGQKEKALTALASAMSEGFTDRKAYETDEDLVPLRAEPRFQELLSRLPKS; this comes from the coding sequence ATGCGAATTTGTAAATTGATTTTTACAGGGTTGCTCGCCGTTGCATTGCTGCCGGTTGCCTATGCCCAAAACGGCGCAGCGCAACGTTCGCCGCTTGACGCTACCAACTGGGGCGTGGTCTTGGACACGCCCGCGACCAAACTGGTGAAGGTGAAAACCGATGTGCCGTATTTGAAAGATGCAAACGGCACCTTGACGGTTGATATTTATCTGCCGCCGGATATCAACGCCAATGAAAAACGCGCCGCCGTTTTATTCATCAACGCCGTAGGCGATCGCCCCAACAGTCGCGTGAAAAATTGGGAGATTTATAAATCGTGGCCGCGTCTGGTTGCCGCGCATGGACTCGTCGGCGTGTCGATGGATGCCGATGGTTCGCGCATTCAGGAATGCTTGCGCGGCGTTTTTGAATTTTTAACCAAACAAGGCGAGGCGCACGGCATTGATGGTACGCGGCTTGGATTGTATGCGGCATCAGCGAATGTCACAGGGGCGACGCAGTATTTAAACAGCGACGTGGCGACCAAAAATATTCGCGCCGCCGCGTTGTATTACGGCGGCGTCCCCAACGGCAATTTGCGAAGCGATTTGCCGGTGTTGTTCATTGTTGCGGCGGGCGATGCGCCAAGGCTTGGACAACCGCTCACGGCTTTGTGGCAACGGGTGGTTGAAACGGGCGCGCCTTGGACATTGATGTTTGCCCAAGGGTTGCCGCATGCGTTTGATGCCTTTTCCGATAACGATGACGCGCGGCGCATCATTCAACAAACCCTTGGCTTTTGGAAATCGCATCTGGAGCCGGTTCCGCAACCGACGTGGGCGCGTTCTCAGGCGCGGGAAATCGTCGCTGCCACTTATGACAACAATCCGCAACGTGCCGCCAGTCTGCTTGCCGACTACATCAAGGAAAACCCCAGTGATGCGACGGCGCAACTGCAATACGGCAGAGCCTTGCAACAACTGCGACGCTTTGATGAAGCAATCATCGCATTAGAGAAAGCCTTGACGCTTGACCCGACAACGACCTTTGCTTACTCCACACTGGGGCAGATTAAAATCGCGCAACAAAAATACCAGCAGGCGGCGCAATATCTCACGCGCGCCATTGATGCCGGACAGCGCAACAGTCTGATTTACGGGCAACTGGCTTGGGCGCAATTGCACAGTGGACGCAACGAAGAAGCGGTGAAAAATTATGAAAAAGCCTTTGAAATGGGCATCCCGCCGGGCGCGAATACGCGCGGTGTGGCGTTCTATAATCTGGCTTGCGGATATGCGCGACTCGGACAGAAAGAGAAAGCGTTGACCGCGCTAGCGAGTGCGATGAGCGAAGGCTTCACCGACCGCAAGGCTTATGAAACCGACGAAGACCTTGTGCCGCTGCGCGCCGAGCCGCGTTTTCAAGAACTCCTCTCCCGCTTGCCGAAATCGTAA
- a CDS encoding kelch repeat-containing protein, which yields MNKPIEQLKNRICAARFRELMIRAMDGELDAQAQSKLDAHLKSCARCRASFARQQFAMQLISQYTLPDASPAGKPEWVKVSAFAKPQPELSRGWIASRFLNRRGVVVTMAIVVLILAIFAWRYFQSPPVTWEIVRLTGNPKINQRILTRTDKIAMGETVETDSQSRAMIQVGIIGQVEIDANTRLRLISAGAKNHRLALERGKIYATILAPPQEFFVETPSALAVDMGCAYSLEVNDAGESTLFVKSGWVALKLGGRESLVPAGSMCQTKPGIGPGTPYFEDATKRFKIALERLDFQNGGKEELTIVLNEARVKDTLTLWHLLERASGEARLPIYERLARLAPPPDEVTREGAVAGNRDMLNRWRERIEYLSIGIDLTNAPTATGTLKPVGAMIDARFNHSATLLNDGRVLIAGGREKQGTILSSAEIYDPATGEFTATGAMKTPRVGQTATLLPDGKVLIAGGSDSEFFYGALSSAELYDPTTGQFSTTGDMHAKRLAHKATLLQNGKVLITGGQGEDLPNHDTTEIYDPMTGVFTLAAKMHEKRADHTATLLADGRVLVTGGSDARHATIQVSDTAEIYDPVNNQFTAAGKMSVVRFKHSAELLPDGRVIIIGGSNVTLYEGRYASAEIFDPQTRQFTPTGKLNTARYKIRDAVVLLSNGKILVAGGGRAEVYDPATGLFAAVKGGMGTTRFYATATLLQNGEVLIVGGYSAESNNMSANASAWIYQPE from the coding sequence ATGAATAAGCCAATCGAACAACTGAAAAACCGGATTTGCGCCGCGCGCTTTCGCGAGTTGATGATTCGCGCGATGGATGGCGAACTCGACGCCCAGGCGCAATCGAAACTCGATGCGCATTTAAAAAGTTGTGCGCGATGTCGCGCCAGTTTTGCACGCCAGCAATTTGCGATGCAGTTGATTTCACAATACACCCTTCCCGATGCCTCGCCCGCAGGCAAACCCGAATGGGTCAAGGTGAGCGCCTTTGCAAAACCGCAGCCTGAACTTTCAAGAGGATGGATTGCCTCTCGATTTTTAAACCGGCGCGGCGTCGTTGTAACGATGGCAATTGTCGTGCTCATTCTCGCTATATTTGCGTGGCGTTATTTTCAATCGCCGCCGGTCACCTGGGAAATCGTTCGCCTCACCGGAAATCCGAAAATCAATCAGCGAATTCTTACGCGCACCGACAAAATCGCTATGGGTGAAACGGTAGAGACCGATAGCCAGTCGCGCGCCATGATTCAAGTCGGCATCATCGGACAGGTCGAGATAGACGCGAATACGCGATTGCGTTTGATTAGCGCCGGGGCAAAAAACCATCGCCTGGCGCTCGAACGCGGCAAAATTTATGCGACGATTCTAGCGCCACCGCAGGAATTTTTTGTCGAAACCCCTTCCGCGCTTGCAGTGGATATGGGGTGCGCTTATAGCCTCGAAGTCAACGACGCAGGTGAAAGCACACTCTTCGTTAAATCGGGTTGGGTAGCGTTGAAACTTGGCGGGCGGGAATCGCTTGTACCTGCCGGAAGTATGTGCCAGACCAAGCCCGGCATTGGACCCGGCACGCCTTATTTCGAGGACGCGACGAAGCGATTTAAAATCGCGCTCGAACGACTCGATTTCCAAAATGGCGGAAAAGAAGAACTGACCATTGTGCTTAACGAAGCGCGTGTCAAAGATACCTTGACGCTCTGGCATCTGCTTGAACGCGCCAGTGGCGAAGCGCGATTGCCAATTTATGAACGACTCGCGAGGCTTGCGCCACCGCCTGATGAGGTGACGCGGGAAGGCGCAGTAGCAGGTAATCGCGACATGCTCAATCGGTGGCGCGAGCGCATTGAATATCTGAGCATTGGCATTGACCTGACGAATGCGCCGACCGCAACCGGCACCTTGAAACCCGTTGGCGCAATGATTGATGCGCGCTTCAATCACTCGGCGACGCTTTTAAATGACGGCAGAGTGTTGATTGCCGGTGGTCGTGAAAAGCAAGGCACGATTCTAAGCAGCGCGGAAATCTACGACCCGGCGACCGGTGAGTTCACCGCAACCGGCGCAATGAAAACGCCGAGGGTCGGGCAGACGGCGACTCTGTTGCCGGATGGCAAAGTGCTGATTGCGGGCGGTTCGGACAGCGAATTTTTTTATGGCGCACTGTCGAGCGCAGAACTTTACGACCCCACGACCGGACAATTTTCAACGACCGGCGACATGCATGCCAAAAGGCTGGCGCACAAAGCCACTCTTTTGCAAAACGGCAAAGTGCTGATTACCGGCGGGCAAGGCGAAGACTTGCCCAATCACGATACAACGGAAATCTATGACCCGATGACCGGCGTTTTTACGCTTGCGGCAAAGATGCATGAAAAACGCGCCGACCACACAGCGACGTTACTTGCAGACGGACGAGTTTTGGTCACGGGTGGCTCGGATGCGCGACACGCGACGATTCAAGTGAGCGATACAGCGGAAATCTACGACCCGGTGAATAATCAATTTACCGCAGCGGGGAAGATGAGCGTCGTGCGCTTCAAACACTCGGCAGAACTTTTGCCCGATGGTCGCGTCATCATCATCGGCGGCTCGAATGTGACACTGTACGAAGGGCGTTATGCCAGTGCCGAAATCTTTGACCCGCAAACTCGCCAGTTTACGCCTACCGGAAAACTGAATACTGCGCGCTACAAAATCCGCGATGCGGTGGTGTTGCTGAGTAACGGGAAAATTTTAGTCGCCGGCGGCGGGCGCGCGGAAGTTTATGACCCGGCGACAGGGCTTTTCGCGGCGGTTAAAGGCGGCATGGGCACCACGCGGTTTTATGCGACAGCGACGCTCTTACAAAATGGCGAGGTGTTGATTGTCGGCGGTTACAGCGCCGAATCGAACAATATGTCCGCCAACGCGAGCGCCTGGATTTACCAGCCGGAATAA
- the glmU gene encoding bifunctional UDP-N-acetylglucosamine diphosphorylase/glucosamine-1-phosphate N-acetyltransferase GlmU, whose product MADVMILAAGLGTRMKSRRAKVLHELAGRPLVAHVVRAAFALNPESLITIVGHQAADVEQAVRDEVRRLVETGATAHPELLFALQTEQRGTGHAVMAARELLAGKTHPLVVTAGDVPMMQSAMLERLVAQHHAERNDATVLTVRLEDPFGYGRIIRDAEGNYLRCVEQKDGSPEELAIKEVNVSIYCFNPQSLVGALDYLSSDNAQNEFYLTDVPQILMNQGKRLGLFCYENPDEVRGINTRVELAELERDLREKKLRELMLAGVTIIDPATTYIHADVEIGQDTVIHPQVIIEGRSCIGAGCTIQSWTRLKDVQVGDEVTIKNSCVIEDCTLHNQVQVGPFARLRMNAEFDEKSVIGNFVEVKKSKIGKGTKAQHLAYLGDATLGEKVNIGAGTITCNYDGVRKHETHIEDNVKIGSDTMLVAPVRVGTGSVTGAGTVVTKDVPPDSLAVGVPAVVKKKLR is encoded by the coding sequence ATGGCTGATGTAATGATACTGGCTGCCGGTTTAGGCACACGAATGAAATCGCGTCGCGCCAAAGTTCTACATGAATTGGCGGGTCGCCCACTGGTTGCGCATGTGGTTCGCGCTGCGTTTGCGCTCAACCCCGAATCCCTCATCACTATCGTCGGGCATCAAGCCGCTGATGTTGAACAGGCGGTGCGTGATGAAGTCAGACGACTGGTTGAAACTGGCGCAACGGCGCATCCCGAATTGCTTTTCGCGCTGCAAACCGAGCAACGCGGCACAGGACACGCCGTCATGGCAGCGCGGGAACTCCTTGCAGGCAAAACCCATCCCCTGGTCGTTACCGCGGGCGATGTGCCGATGATGCAAAGCGCCATGCTCGAACGACTGGTCGCGCAGCACCACGCCGAACGCAACGACGCGACGGTTTTGACCGTGCGACTCGAAGACCCCTTCGGTTACGGACGCATCATTCGCGACGCGGAAGGGAACTACCTGCGTTGCGTTGAACAAAAAGACGGCTCACCCGAAGAACTCGCCATCAAAGAGGTCAATGTCAGCATCTATTGTTTCAATCCTCAGTCGCTCGTTGGCGCGCTCGATTATCTGAGTAGCGATAACGCGCAAAACGAATTTTATTTAACCGACGTGCCGCAAATTCTAATGAATCAAGGCAAACGCCTGGGATTGTTTTGTTATGAAAACCCGGATGAAGTTCGCGGCATCAACACCCGTGTCGAGCTTGCCGAACTTGAACGCGATTTGCGCGAAAAGAAATTGCGCGAATTGATGCTTGCGGGCGTGACCATTATTGACCCGGCGACGACTTACATTCATGCCGATGTTGAAATCGGACAGGACACCGTCATTCACCCGCAGGTTATCATCGAAGGTCGCAGTTGCATCGGCGCGGGCTGCACGATTCAATCGTGGACGCGGCTCAAAGATGTGCAGGTCGGCGATGAGGTGACCATAAAAAATTCCTGCGTTATTGAAGATTGCACTTTGCATAATCAAGTTCAGGTCGGTCCCTTTGCGCGCTTGAGAATGAACGCCGAGTTTGATGAGAAGTCGGTAATTGGCAATTTCGTTGAAGTGAAAAAATCGAAAATCGGCAAAGGCACTAAGGCGCAGCACCTCGCGTATCTTGGCGACGCGACGCTTGGTGAAAAAGTCAACATCGGCGCGGGCACCATCACCTGCAATTATGACGGGGTTCGCAAACATGAAACCCACATTGAAGACAACGTAAAAATCGGCAGCGATACCATGTTGGTTGCGCCTGTGCGCGTCGGCACTGGTTCAGTCACCGGCGCAGGCACTGTGGTCACCAAAGACGTGCCGCCCGATTCCTTAGCCGTCGGCGTGCCCGCTGTGGTGAAGAAGAAACTTAGATAA